The following are from one region of the Paenibacillus sp. KS-LC4 genome:
- a CDS encoding MBL fold metallo-hydrolase translates to MKMTLHNTGYCKQLEALAISGGRWRQQAFPGIFAIMEHPVLGPVLFDTGYSPRFLEATKRLPYALYRWTTPVTLAGERSAAEHVQAAGYSPREVRHIIVSHFHADHVCGLRDFPEATFICSKLGYEAVQHLNGFAAVKRAFLPELLPHDFAKRSRWIEQSKQVQLPAKYVPFQSGYDLFNDGSVTAIRLSGHAAGQFGVLLQGDTGQELLLGADASWSEAAVRNNRPPHPFASIVFDNKAEFQDTFNRLVELKRRNPELQQMFTHCEETWKRCTPWQEA, encoded by the coding sequence ATGAAAATGACCCTTCACAATACAGGCTATTGCAAGCAGCTGGAAGCGCTGGCGATTAGCGGGGGGCGCTGGCGTCAGCAAGCGTTTCCGGGTATTTTCGCTATAATGGAGCATCCTGTGCTGGGGCCGGTATTATTTGATACCGGCTATTCGCCGCGCTTTCTGGAGGCAACGAAGCGGCTGCCTTATGCGCTTTACCGCTGGACGACACCCGTAACGCTTGCCGGGGAGCGCTCGGCGGCGGAGCATGTGCAGGCGGCAGGCTATTCGCCTCGCGAGGTAAGGCACATTATCGTCTCGCATTTTCATGCCGACCATGTTTGCGGCTTGCGAGATTTTCCCGAGGCGACGTTTATTTGCTCGAAGCTGGGGTATGAGGCTGTCCAGCATTTGAACGGCTTCGCCGCGGTTAAAAGAGCTTTTTTGCCAGAGCTGCTGCCGCATGATTTCGCGAAGCGATCGCGCTGGATCGAGCAGTCTAAGCAGGTGCAGCTGCCAGCGAAGTACGTCCCTTTTCAGAGCGGATACGATTTATTTAATGATGGAAGCGTAACGGCTATTCGTTTGTCGGGACATGCGGCGGGCCAATTCGGAGTACTGCTTCAGGGCGATACAGGGCAGGAGCTGCTGCTTGGCGCCGACGCCAGCTGGTCGGAGGCTGCGGTGCGGAATAATCGCCCGCCTCATCCATTTGCCTCCATTGTGTTCGACAATAAGGCGGAGTTTCAAGATACGTTCAACCGTCTCGTTGAGCTGAAACGGCGAAATCCGGAGCTGCAGCAAATGTTTACCCACTGCGAGGAAACGTGGAAACGCTGCACACCGTGGCAGGAGGCGTGA
- a CDS encoding F390 synthetase-related protein gives MRVLRLLVYYMLTKLRARRFRSRKALEAWQHRKVVALVKRIRKQSPFYRSYYGGLDAQQWRSFPTIDKAVMMEQFDWLNTAGITKEEAFRIAMRAERERDFSAQIGDIAVGLSSGTSGSRGLFLVSAKERAAWAGTVLAKALPASLLVRQRIAFFLRADSHLYQSVRSKRLQFRFYDMIRPVEDNVGMLSDQQPTLLVAPPSMLRLLAEAQLAGELSIAPEKIISVAEVLEPLDKRLIEQAFGVRVDQIYQCTEGFLAATCSQGTLHLNEDILVIEKEYVDEERRLFSPIITDFSRTTQPIVRYRLNDLLTEAKQPCACGSTFTAIASIEGRTDDLFYGRDVQSQRLVPIFPDFIRRAVMMTSERIKEYKVVQQSERQLEVALRTEGAPDELQPELAAALSKLFSSRGCIAPLISFIPYEANKGLRKLRRVERRWSLENK, from the coding sequence ATGAGAGTATTAAGGCTGCTGGTCTATTATATGCTGACAAAGCTTCGCGCCCGGCGGTTTCGCAGTCGGAAGGCGCTGGAGGCTTGGCAGCACCGCAAGGTTGTTGCGCTTGTGAAGCGGATACGGAAGCAATCCCCCTTTTACCGAAGCTATTACGGAGGGCTGGATGCCCAGCAGTGGCGCAGCTTTCCGACGATTGATAAAGCGGTGATGATGGAGCAATTTGATTGGCTGAATACGGCGGGCATTACGAAGGAGGAAGCATTCCGAATCGCTATGCGCGCCGAGCGGGAACGGGATTTCTCAGCGCAAATCGGCGACATTGCGGTCGGACTGTCGTCGGGCACATCAGGCAGCCGCGGCTTGTTTCTGGTTAGTGCGAAGGAACGCGCAGCTTGGGCGGGGACGGTGCTGGCAAAGGCGCTGCCCGCCTCGCTGCTTGTACGGCAGCGGATCGCATTTTTTCTGCGCGCGGACAGTCATTTATATCAAAGCGTACGCTCCAAGCGACTGCAATTCCGTTTTTACGATATGATTCGTCCTGTGGAGGACAATGTGGGTATGCTGAGCGACCAGCAGCCTACGCTGCTGGTTGCGCCGCCGTCCATGCTGCGATTGCTCGCTGAAGCGCAACTTGCCGGAGAGTTATCCATTGCCCCTGAAAAAATAATCTCCGTTGCAGAAGTGCTTGAGCCGCTGGACAAGCGGCTTATTGAGCAGGCTTTCGGCGTACGCGTTGATCAAATCTATCAATGCACAGAAGGCTTCCTCGCTGCAACCTGCTCACAGGGAACCCTGCATCTGAACGAGGATATACTCGTTATTGAGAAGGAATATGTAGATGAGGAGCGGCGTCTGTTTTCGCCGATCATTACGGATTTTTCTCGGACCACCCAGCCTATTGTGCGATATCGGCTTAATGATTTGTTGACGGAGGCAAAGCAGCCTTGTGCTTGCGGCTCTACCTTTACGGCAATTGCCTCGATTGAAGGCAGGACGGATGATTTATTTTATGGACGCGATGTACAGTCGCAGCGGCTGGTGCCGATTTTCCCCGATTTTATAAGACGGGCAGTTATGATGACCTCAGAGCGGATTAAGGAATACAAGGTTGTGCAGCAGTCGGAGCGGCAGCTGGAAGTAGCCCTGCGTACAGAAGGAGCGCCAGATGAGCTGCAGCCAGAGCTTGCCGCTGCGCTGTCCAAGCTGTTTTCCTCTCGCGGCTGCATCGCGCCGCTGATTTCCTTTATCCCTTATGAAGCGAATAAGGGGCTGCGCAAGCTGCGGCGGGTGGAGCGAAGGTGGAGCCTTGAGAACAAATGA
- a CDS encoding GNAT family N-acetyltransferase, translating to MPRSKAIVKELSGTEIKELEVTKSEKRNKAAEYLLPLMQNGVNLFIRNVRTELRLLQAGQAWLPMTVNEQEYDNSYVCSPYGTYVKYAEEELYLLENRLLRFLCGSLLKGLAPLLRLAKIDRNVHVNNWLLSTNLYTELSGEELAGVTQTLTASYPEHAIIYRSLNKRTNGELMKQLLRQGYVLVPSRQVYFFNGAAALYLKKKNTKWDRKLLAQSNYHIVTHAELGEPDYERIAQLYELLYIGKYSELNPKFTAEYIRHCHQKGLLEMTGLRDEQGILQGVVGYFIHGEVMSVPLVGYNTALAQRNGLYRMLMHLAMQTAADRRQLLHLSSGAAEFKRIRGAEAEMEYSAVYIVHLSAARRAVWSGLSKLLLTVGVPLMRRYKL from the coding sequence TTGCCCAGATCAAAAGCGATAGTTAAAGAGCTTAGCGGTACAGAAATAAAGGAGCTTGAAGTGACAAAAAGCGAAAAACGAAATAAAGCGGCTGAATATTTGCTTCCTTTAATGCAAAACGGGGTAAATTTATTTATCCGCAATGTGCGCACGGAGCTGCGGCTGCTGCAAGCGGGCCAGGCTTGGCTGCCGATGACGGTTAATGAGCAGGAGTATGACAATTCCTACGTGTGCTCCCCCTATGGGACGTATGTCAAGTATGCGGAAGAGGAGCTTTATTTGTTGGAAAATCGGCTGCTGCGCTTCCTGTGCGGCTCCTTGCTGAAGGGGCTTGCCCCGCTGCTGCGTCTGGCGAAAATCGACCGAAACGTCCATGTGAACAACTGGCTGCTTTCAACAAATTTGTATACCGAGCTTAGTGGGGAAGAGCTTGCGGGGGTCACACAGACGTTAACAGCAAGCTATCCGGAGCATGCGATTATTTATCGGTCGCTCAATAAGCGCACGAATGGGGAGCTGATGAAGCAATTGCTGCGTCAGGGCTATGTGCTGGTGCCGAGCCGGCAGGTTTATTTTTTCAATGGCGCGGCTGCACTGTACTTGAAGAAAAAAAATACGAAATGGGATCGCAAGCTGCTCGCCCAGTCTAACTATCATATCGTCACGCACGCTGAGCTTGGAGAACCGGATTATGAGCGTATTGCTCAGTTGTATGAGCTATTGTACATAGGAAAATATTCAGAGCTCAATCCTAAGTTTACAGCTGAATACATTCGCCACTGCCATCAGAAGGGACTGCTGGAGATGACCGGGCTCCGCGATGAGCAGGGGATTTTGCAAGGCGTAGTGGGCTACTTTATTCATGGAGAAGTTATGTCGGTACCGTTAGTGGGCTACAATACGGCGCTTGCCCAGCGTAACGGCCTCTACCGGATGCTCATGCACTTGGCGATGCAGACTGCGGCGGATCGCAGGCAGCTGCTGCATCTCAGCTCTGGCGCGGCTGAGTTTAAGCGCATTCGCGGAGCGGAGGCGGAAATGGAGTATAGCGCCGTTTACATCGTGCATCTATCAGCCGCGAGAAGGGCGGTTTGGAGTGGACTTAGCAAGCTTTTATTGACGGTGGGCGTTCCTCTAATGAGAAGATACAAGCTGTAA
- a CDS encoding HD-GYP domain-containing protein, whose protein sequence is MDNGNQLFLGKQLAQDLYNHHGVLVAPAHTILDQEQLDLIYRHAIELEERDIKRDKGKSQAQGKMDGSTLYMAELFEQIRYAKQIPLLQIRENIIPSINELSELPDFYELLGALQSKDDYSYRHNIGVGVLSTLIGKWMGMNERDLMQLTMAATLHDIGKTKIPNEILNKPASLNTEEFDLMKKHTIFGYELLKDTVGINHVQALVALQHHERQDGSGYPLGLRSEQIAPFSKIVAVADVFHAMTSDRPYRKALPFYETLIQMNNNIFGEFDPQISKLFMDKMMQSMLGHQVLLTNDEIGSIVLINPQNALRPLVKINDNFIDLSRDTSLHILKVAP, encoded by the coding sequence ATGGACAACGGCAATCAATTGTTTTTGGGAAAGCAGCTGGCTCAGGATTTGTATAATCATCACGGGGTGCTTGTTGCTCCTGCCCATACCATATTGGATCAGGAACAGCTCGACTTGATTTATCGTCATGCGATTGAACTGGAAGAAAGAGATATTAAGCGGGACAAGGGAAAATCGCAGGCACAGGGAAAAATGGACGGCAGTACACTGTATATGGCGGAGCTTTTCGAGCAAATTCGTTATGCCAAGCAAATACCATTGCTGCAGATCCGGGAAAATATTATACCTTCTATTAACGAGCTGTCGGAGCTTCCTGATTTTTATGAATTGCTGGGTGCTTTGCAATCCAAGGATGATTATTCTTACCGCCATAATATAGGGGTAGGTGTATTATCTACATTAATTGGAAAATGGATGGGTATGAATGAGCGCGATCTCATGCAGCTTACGATGGCGGCTACTCTCCATGATATTGGTAAAACGAAAATACCAAATGAAATTTTGAACAAGCCGGCATCGCTTAATACGGAAGAGTTTGACCTAATGAAAAAGCATACGATTTTTGGCTATGAGCTGCTCAAAGACACCGTTGGCATTAATCATGTCCAAGCTTTGGTAGCGCTTCAGCATCATGAACGACAAGATGGCAGCGGTTACCCGCTTGGCTTGCGCTCTGAGCAAATCGCCCCGTTTAGCAAAATCGTAGCGGTAGCCGATGTTTTTCATGCAATGACCTCGGATCGGCCCTATCGCAAGGCACTGCCTTTTTACGAGACGCTTATCCAAATGAACAACAATATTTTTGGCGAATTTGATCCGCAAATCAGCAAGCTGTTTATGGACAAAATGATGCAGTCGATGCTGGGGCATCAGGTGCTGCTCACCAACGATGAAATCGGCTCGATCGTATTGATTAATCCACAAAATGCGCTAAGACCGCTGGTGAAAATAAATGACAACTTTATTGATTTAAGCCGAGATACGAGTTTGCATATTCTTAAAGTTGCGCCTTGA
- a CDS encoding diguanylate cyclase, with translation MKIITILSVTFTLFFFSKQLINALLHMELLRLEVRKRLMLGVIYGVCGILIMFFGLPVSDHGMIDFRYFFIIIAAYYGGLHASILASVLIAGGRVLMFGGLHEASLTACAFIFLLGVLSGIIFKYKRFGGYWAKWSVSLLVLMALLYGNSWFTYGIEWSNSTYKYLFPPMLASGFIVAYCVRYLTQRDELFHQKNQEATTDFLTQLANVRAFDAAFNRLFIQAESGKAPLALLFLDIDYFKKINDTYGHPAGDAVLRELAAIVRRTIRAEDVASRYGGEEFSILLPNCSPSGAFALAENLRSTIQKCKIKVNDSQSVSVTVSIGIACYPQVEQEFLIDYADQALYQAKHSGRNKTILWRS, from the coding sequence ATGAAAATAATAACGATATTATCCGTGACGTTCACACTGTTTTTTTTCAGCAAGCAGCTTATAAATGCTTTGCTTCATATGGAGTTATTGCGCCTTGAAGTTAGAAAGAGGCTTATGCTTGGCGTGATATATGGGGTTTGCGGCATCTTGATTATGTTTTTTGGACTGCCTGTATCCGATCACGGCATGATTGATTTTAGATATTTCTTTATAATTATCGCTGCCTACTACGGTGGCCTACATGCGTCTATATTGGCTTCTGTTCTTATAGCGGGGGGACGGGTACTAATGTTTGGCGGCTTGCATGAGGCATCCCTTACTGCTTGCGCTTTCATTTTTTTGCTTGGAGTGCTCTCGGGCATCATTTTTAAATACAAGCGCTTTGGCGGGTATTGGGCAAAATGGAGTGTTTCTTTGCTGGTGCTCATGGCGCTGCTTTATGGAAATTCTTGGTTTACATATGGAATAGAGTGGTCCAATTCAACTTATAAATACCTGTTTCCACCGATGCTTGCCAGCGGCTTTATCGTCGCTTATTGCGTGCGTTATTTAACGCAGCGCGATGAACTGTTCCACCAGAAGAATCAGGAAGCGACGACGGATTTTCTTACTCAGCTGGCCAATGTCAGAGCATTCGATGCGGCGTTTAACCGCTTGTTTATTCAGGCGGAGAGCGGTAAGGCGCCGCTGGCTCTGCTGTTTTTGGATATTGATTATTTCAAAAAGATTAACGATACCTATGGCCATCCCGCAGGAGATGCTGTTTTGCGCGAGCTTGCTGCTATCGTTAGGCGCACGATTCGGGCAGAGGATGTAGCCTCGCGCTATGGAGGGGAAGAATTTTCGATTTTGCTGCCTAATTGTTCGCCGTCTGGTGCTTTTGCTTTAGCTGAAAATTTACGCAGCACGATTCAAAAATGTAAAATTAAGGTTAATGACAGCCAGTCGGTAAGCGTGACAGTCTCCATCGGTATTGCCTGCTACCCACAGGTTGAACAGGAGTTTCTAATTGATTATGCCGATCAGGCCTTGTATCAGGCTAAGCATTCCGGCAGAAACAAGACGATTTTGTGGCGCTCCTAA
- a CDS encoding PLP-dependent aminotransferase family protein — MTWRLDRHLKTPVYLQIAELLERSIASGEYPPGSPLPSERRLAEQLGVNRSTIVQAYAELRSAGLVESKVGSGTTVSRSKWGIAPSQTPNWRQYAEGGSFLPNLPFMRRIRSSMLHHGQMIDMASGELAEPLFPSTLLQSIMQEQPFMEPLGYDHPQGNPQLRVELSAFLRKQGIAAPEASILVTSGSQQSLYLITQCLLAPGDAVAIEDPSYCYSLPMFQSAGLRICRLPVHHDGIDPDDIARLYREHRIRMLFINPNYQNPTGTSLSMEKRQRVLAIAAELRIPIVEDDPFSLTSFHNEPLPTLKALDKEDIVLYIGSLSKIAASGLRIGWLVAPQSVVNRLADARQQMDFGLSILPQWLAGRLLASEGFPLHLQALQLALKAKQQRMIGALEHYFQDRLAFTAQPGGLNLWCKSREDISDHRLLEESIQRGVVFVPGSVYGSVEGFIRLSYARPEPEQMETGMERLAAALRASLLRKS, encoded by the coding sequence ATGACATGGAGACTGGACCGACATTTAAAAACACCTGTTTACTTGCAAATTGCCGAGCTGCTGGAACGCAGCATTGCTTCGGGCGAATATCCGCCAGGCAGCCCGCTTCCTTCCGAGCGAAGACTTGCAGAGCAATTAGGCGTTAATCGCAGCACCATTGTGCAGGCTTATGCCGAGCTGCGCTCAGCCGGCTTGGTGGAAAGCAAAGTGGGGAGCGGCACAACCGTAAGCCGCAGTAAGTGGGGGATAGCTCCGTCTCAAACGCCGAATTGGCGCCAATATGCAGAAGGAGGCAGCTTCCTGCCCAATTTGCCATTTATGAGACGCATTCGTTCATCCATGCTCCACCACGGCCAGATGATTGATATGGCGAGCGGGGAGCTTGCGGAGCCGCTGTTTCCAAGCACACTGCTCCAATCTATTATGCAGGAGCAGCCTTTCATGGAGCCGCTTGGCTATGATCATCCACAAGGCAATCCGCAGCTGCGTGTGGAGCTGAGCGCTTTTTTGCGAAAGCAGGGCATTGCTGCTCCTGAGGCTTCTATTCTCGTTACCTCCGGCTCGCAGCAGTCGCTCTATTTAATTACGCAATGTCTCCTTGCCCCAGGCGATGCCGTTGCAATCGAGGATCCCTCCTATTGCTATTCGCTGCCGATGTTTCAATCCGCAGGACTTCGTATTTGCCGCCTCCCGGTTCATCATGACGGCATTGATCCGGATGATATTGCGCGCTTATACCGCGAGCATCGCATTCGCATGCTTTTTATCAATCCTAATTATCAAAATCCGACAGGCACTTCTTTGAGCATGGAAAAGAGGCAGCGTGTATTAGCCATAGCTGCCGAGCTGCGCATTCCTATTGTAGAGGATGATCCGTTCAGCCTGACTTCCTTTCACAATGAGCCTTTGCCAACCCTAAAGGCGCTGGACAAAGAGGATATCGTGCTCTATATTGGCTCGTTATCCAAAATCGCTGCATCAGGCCTGCGAATCGGCTGGCTGGTCGCACCTCAATCAGTCGTGAACCGCCTCGCTGATGCCAGGCAGCAGATGGACTTTGGTCTTAGCATTTTGCCTCAGTGGCTGGCTGGCCGCCTGCTCGCTTCAGAAGGATTTCCGCTGCATTTGCAAGCGTTGCAATTAGCGCTTAAGGCCAAGCAGCAGCGAATGATTGGTGCGCTTGAGCACTATTTTCAAGATCGGCTTGCTTTTACAGCGCAGCCAGGAGGGCTTAACCTATGGTGTAAATCAAGGGAGGACATCAGCGATCATCGCTTGCTGGAAGAAAGCATCCAGAGAGGGGTCGTGTTTGTCCCAGGCAGCGTCTACGGCTCGGTGGAGGGCTTCATCCGTCTAAGCTATGCTCGGCCGGAGCCGGAGCAAATGGAAACGGGAATGGAACGCTTGGCCGCTGCCCTGCGCGCCAGCCTGCTTCGGAAAAGCTAA
- a CDS encoding carbon-nitrogen hydrolase family protein — MEQQKVKVGVVQAAPHLLDKQSAFTQIAAYAGEASRQGVKLLVFPEVFVSGYPRGMTFGNRIGSRTAEGREDFRRYSESAITIPGEDTKLLGDIAAENGIYLIVGVLERDQEFSGATLYNSIVYVGPDGRLLGKHRKLIPTAAERLLWGEGDGSTLTVIQTPFGRIGGLICWENYMPLARTAMYAKGIDLFITPTADARDTWQSTIRHIACEGRCYVLSSNQFATKSLYPKDMASFAELEQMDEVLSRGGSAIVGPLGEYMVEPVYGREALLVAELDMMKIAESRFDFDVVGHYSRPDVFQLHVNEAKQSNVFFKSGI; from the coding sequence ATGGAACAGCAAAAGGTGAAGGTTGGCGTAGTACAGGCTGCGCCTCATTTATTAGATAAGCAGTCGGCGTTCACACAAATAGCTGCATATGCTGGCGAGGCAAGCAGGCAGGGAGTCAAGCTGCTAGTGTTTCCTGAAGTATTTGTATCCGGTTATCCGCGTGGCATGACGTTTGGAAATCGCATCGGAAGCCGGACAGCGGAGGGACGGGAGGACTTTCGCCGTTATTCGGAAAGCGCCATTACTATTCCGGGTGAGGATACCAAGCTGTTAGGGGATATTGCTGCTGAAAATGGCATCTATCTAATCGTTGGTGTGCTAGAGCGTGACCAGGAATTTAGTGGAGCTACACTGTACAATTCAATCGTCTATGTGGGGCCGGACGGCAGGCTGCTTGGCAAGCATCGGAAGCTGATTCCTACAGCTGCGGAGCGTCTGCTCTGGGGAGAAGGGGACGGCAGCACGCTAACGGTTATTCAAACCCCTTTTGGACGTATAGGCGGCTTAATTTGTTGGGAAAACTATATGCCGCTGGCTCGAACCGCCATGTATGCGAAAGGGATAGACCTTTTTATAACACCTACTGCGGATGCCCGCGATACTTGGCAATCAACGATTCGTCATATCGCCTGCGAGGGCCGCTGCTATGTGCTGTCGAGCAATCAGTTTGCTACGAAGTCCTTGTATCCAAAGGATATGGCGAGTTTTGCCGAGCTGGAGCAGATGGATGAGGTGCTGAGCAGGGGCGGCAGTGCTATTGTTGGACCATTAGGAGAATATATGGTTGAGCCTGTTTATGGGCGGGAGGCGCTGCTCGTAGCGGAGCTGGATATGATGAAAATCGCCGAAAGCCGCTTTGACTTTGATGTAGTTGGGCATTACAGCAGGCCGGATGTGTTTCAGCTGCATGTTAATGAAGCGAAGCAGTCGAATGTATTTTTTAAAAGCGGAATTTAA
- a CDS encoding nucleotidyltransferase family protein: protein MRIYVRYWGATSLGVALDASGELQLAAPCGVADVLQAALRPTAFDEPGSEHYRIYEQKMRKKNWQAIWPKVHQAEQQE, encoded by the coding sequence ATGAGAATATACGTTCGGTATTGGGGGGCGACTTCGCTTGGTGTGGCGCTGGATGCGAGCGGGGAGCTCCAGCTAGCGGCTCCATGCGGAGTAGCGGATGTCCTTCAAGCTGCGCTTAGGCCTACAGCTTTTGATGAGCCGGGTTCGGAGCACTATCGTATATACGAGCAAAAAATGCGGAAGAAAAATTGGCAGGCCATATGGCCAAAAGTCCATCAAGCAGAGCAGCAGGAGTGA
- a CDS encoding TetR/AcrR family transcriptional regulator, translating into MASKPNARQQIIDTAMKLFCVQGYHATGLNQIIKESSCPKGSLYYYFPEGKEELAVECMTTIKNVVLEKWRINFEQNSNPVAAIQAHISDIIQDGKQSQFRGFIPFSFWMAAETCLISERLRSACQVVFNEWQQYIAQQLVNNGANDSSAAEISNVILSLVEGAFILAITHGDEKPLLNISRLVPSIVNGGPAS; encoded by the coding sequence GTGGCTTCAAAGCCGAATGCCCGCCAGCAGATCATAGATACAGCAATGAAGCTGTTTTGTGTGCAAGGGTATCATGCAACGGGATTAAATCAAATTATTAAGGAAAGCTCTTGTCCGAAGGGGTCCTTGTACTACTATTTCCCTGAAGGCAAGGAGGAGCTGGCGGTTGAATGTATGACAACGATTAAGAATGTTGTGCTGGAAAAATGGCGGATTAATTTTGAGCAGAATTCTAATCCTGTAGCGGCCATCCAGGCTCATATTTCCGACATCATTCAAGATGGGAAGCAGTCGCAGTTTAGAGGATTTATACCGTTCAGCTTTTGGATGGCTGCTGAGACATGTCTGATTAGCGAAAGACTGAGATCCGCGTGCCAAGTCGTTTTTAATGAATGGCAGCAGTATATCGCCCAGCAGCTTGTTAACAATGGAGCGAATGACAGCAGTGCTGCTGAAATAAGCAATGTTATTCTTTCCTTAGTGGAAGGTGCATTCATTTTGGCCATTACTCATGGAGATGAGAAGCCGCTCCTCAACATTTCTCGCCTCGTGCCGTCCATTGTGAATGGCGGCCCGGCAAGCTAG
- a CDS encoding DHA2 family efflux MFS transporter permease subunit, whose translation MQGTSASPNKTYKVMPIMISLLLSGFIGFFSETALNVALTDLMRDLSVNEATVQWLTTIFLLTLGVLVPVSGMLLQWFTTRQLFVVSLIFSILGTFVAAIAPNFETLLIARVLQATGTGLLLPLLFNTMLVIIPIEKRGAAMGIIGLIMMFAPATGPTFAGILIANLSWHWIFWVSLPFLIISLFVGLVYLQNVSTLTRPRIDILSICLSTLGFGGVVYGFSSAGEGEHGWGSAKVIIAMIVGIVALILFVIRQLKMKEPMINLSTFKYPMFTIGLIMVFICMMVILSSMLILPMYLQRGLMMSPLTVGLLLLPGGLINGFLSPVMGGLFDKYGPKWLVLPGLLVVSVVLWFFSDISTASTTALIIVLHSLLMIGISMIMMPAQTNGLNQLPPELYPHGTAIMNTLQQVAGAIGTALAVSIMTAGMEKFLKTAEGNPQSPANLVSGLTVGVQDAFIFAMVLALVGLVIAFFIKRVRVTTAGKQEA comes from the coding sequence ATGCAAGGGACTTCAGCTTCACCTAATAAGACTTACAAGGTAATGCCGATTATGATTTCGCTATTGCTTAGCGGATTCATCGGTTTCTTTAGTGAAACGGCGCTAAATGTAGCATTGACTGATTTAATGAGAGATTTGAGCGTTAACGAGGCGACTGTGCAATGGCTTACGACTATTTTTTTGCTGACGCTAGGTGTACTGGTGCCCGTATCAGGCATGCTGCTGCAGTGGTTTACAACACGGCAATTGTTTGTAGTGTCGTTAATTTTTTCTATTTTAGGCACTTTCGTAGCGGCTATAGCACCGAATTTCGAAACGCTGCTTATAGCGCGTGTGCTGCAAGCAACGGGAACAGGGCTGTTGCTGCCGCTATTATTTAATACGATGCTCGTCATTATTCCGATTGAGAAGCGTGGCGCAGCGATGGGAATTATCGGTCTGATCATGATGTTCGCACCAGCCACGGGACCGACTTTTGCCGGAATTTTGATCGCTAACTTAAGCTGGCATTGGATTTTCTGGGTGTCCTTGCCGTTTTTGATTATTTCATTGTTTGTAGGGCTTGTCTATTTGCAAAATGTTTCTACCTTGACTAGGCCGCGTATCGACATATTGTCGATTTGCTTGTCTACCCTTGGCTTTGGCGGTGTTGTATATGGCTTTAGCAGCGCGGGAGAAGGCGAGCATGGTTGGGGAAGCGCGAAAGTAATTATAGCGATGATTGTAGGTATCGTTGCACTCATTTTATTTGTTATCCGTCAGCTTAAGATGAAAGAGCCAATGATTAATTTGTCGACGTTTAAATACCCGATGTTTACAATTGGCTTAATTATGGTGTTTATTTGCATGATGGTTATTCTATCCTCCATGCTCATATTACCTATGTATTTACAGCGCGGTCTAATGATGAGTCCATTGACTGTCGGCCTGCTTCTCCTTCCAGGTGGACTTATTAACGGCTTCTTGTCTCCTGTAATGGGAGGATTGTTTGATAAATATGGACCCAAATGGCTCGTTCTTCCTGGCCTGCTAGTCGTATCGGTCGTATTATGGTTTTTCTCTGATATTTCTACTGCGTCGACGACCGCGTTGATCATCGTGCTGCATTCCCTGTTAATGATTGGGATTTCGATGATTATGATGCCTGCGCAAACGAATGGCTTGAATCAGCTTCCACCTGAGCTGTATCCGCATGGAACAGCGATTATGAACACATTGCAGCAGGTGGCAGGTGCTATTGGTACGGCGCTGGCTGTCAGTATTATGACGGCAGGGATGGAGAAATTCCTTAAGACAGCAGAAGGAAATCCACAATCGCCAGCCAACTTGGTTAGCGGCTTGACCGTTGGTGTACAAGATGCTTTCATATTTGCAATGGTGCTTGCCCTTGTCGGGCTTGTGATTGCTTTCTTCATTAAGCGAGTGCGGGTGACGACAGCAGGCAAACAGGAAGCCTAA